Proteins encoded by one window of Pan troglodytes isolate AG18354 chromosome 16, NHGRI_mPanTro3-v2.0_pri, whole genome shotgun sequence:
- the BNC1 gene encoding zinc finger protein basonuclin-1 isoform X4, whose product MRRRPPSRGGRGAARARETRRQPRHRSGRRMAEAISCTLNCSCQSFKPGKINHRQCDQCKHGWVAHALSKLRIPPMYPTSQVEIVQSNVVFDISSLMLYGTQAIPVRLKILLDRLFSVLKQDEVLQILHALDWTLQDYIRGYVLQDASGKVLDHWSIMTSEEEVATLQQFLRFGETKSIVELMAIQEKEEQSIIIPPSTANVDIRAFIESCSHRSSSLPTPVDKGNPSSIHPFENLISNMTFMLPFQFFNPLPPALIGSLPEQYMLEQGHDQSQDPKQEVHGPFPDSSFLTSSSTPFQVEKDQCLNCPDAITKKEDSTHLSDSSSYNIVTKFERTQLSPEAKVKPERNSLGTKKGRVFCTACEKTFYDKGTLKIHYNAVHLKIKHKCTIEGCNMVFSSLRSRNRHSANPNPRLHMPMNRNNRDKDLRNSLNLASSENYKCPGFTVTSPDCRPPPSYPGSGEDSKGQPAFPNIGQNGVLFPNLKTVQPVLPFYRSPATPAEVANTPGILPSLPLLSSSIPEQLISNEMPFDALPKKKSRKSSMPIKIEKEAVEIANEKRHNLSSDEDMPLQVVSEDEQEACSPRSHRVSEEQHVQSGGLGKPFPEGERPCHRESVIESSGAISRTPEQATHNSERETEQTPALIMVPREVEDGGHEHYFTPGMEPQVPFSDYMELQQRLLAGGLFSALSNRGMAFPCLEDSKELEHVGQHALARQTEENRFQCDICKKTFKNACSVKIHHKNMHVKEMHTCTVEGCNATFPSRRSRDRHSSNLNLHQKALSQEALESSEDHFRAAYLLKDVAKEAYQDVAFTQQASQTSVIFKGTSRMGSLVYPITQVHSASLESYNSGPLSEGTILDLSTTSSMKSESSSHSSWDSDGVSEEGTVLMEDSDGNCEGSSLVPGEDEYPICVLMEKADQSLASLPSGLPITCHLCQKTYSNKGTFRAHYKTVHLRQLHKCKVPGCNTMFSSVRSRNRHSQNPNLHKSLASSPSHLQ is encoded by the exons ATGCGGCGGCGCCCGCCGAGCCGGGGCGGACGCGGGGCGGCCCGGGCCCGGGAGACGCGCCGGCAGCCTCGGCACCGCAGCGGTCGCAGGATGGCCGAG gCTATCAGCTGTACTCTGAACTGTAGTTGCCAAAGTTTCAAACCCGGGAAAATAAACCACCGTCAGTGTGACCAATGCAAGCATGGATGGGTGGCCCACG CTCTAAGTAAGCTAAGGATCCCCCCCATGTATCCAACAAGCCAGGTGGAGATTGTCCAGTCCAATGTAGTGTTTGATATTAGCAGCCTCATGCTCTATGGGACCCAGGCCATCCCCGTTCGCCTAAAAATCCTACTGGACCGGCTCTTCAGTGTGTTGAAGCAAGATGAGGTTCTCCAGATCCTCCATGCCTTGGACTGGACACTTCAGGATTATATCCGTGGATACGTACTGCAG GATGCATCAGGAAAGGTGTTGGATCACTGGAGCATCATGACCAGTGAGGAAGAAGTGGCCACCTTGCAGCAGTTCCTTCGTTTTGGAGAGACCAAATCTATAGTTGAACTCATGGCAATTCAAGAGAAAGAAGAGCAATCCATCATCATACCACCTTCCACAGCAAATGTAGATATCAGGGCTTTCATCGAGAGCTGCAGTCACAGGAGTTCTAGCCTCCCCACTCCTGTGGACAAAGGAAACCCCAGCAGTATACACCCCTTTGAGAACCTCATAAGCAACATGACTTTCATGCTGCCTTTCCAGTTCTTcaaccctctgcctcctgcactgaTAGGGTCATTGCCCGAACAATATATGTTGGAGCAGGGTCATGACCAAAGTCAGGACCCCAAACAGGAAGTCCATGGGCCCTTCCCTGACAGCAGCTTCTTAACTTCCAGTTCCACACCATTTCAGGTTGAAAAAGATCAGTGTTTAAACTGTCCGGATGCTATTACTAAAAAAGAAGACAGCACCCATTTAAGTGACTCCAGCTCATACAACATTGTCACTAAGTTTGAAAGGACACAGTTATCCCCTGAGGCCAAAGTGAAGCCTGAGAGGAATAGCCTTGGTACAAAGAAGGGCCGAGTGTTCTGCACTGCATGTGAGAAGACCTTCTATGACAAAGGCACCCTCAAAATCCACTACAATGCCGTCCACTTGAAGATCAAGCATAAGTGCACCATCGAAGGGTGTAACATGGTGTTCAGCTCCCTAAGGAGCCGGAATCGCCATAGCGCCAACCCCAACCCTCGGCTGCACATGCCAATGAACAGAAATAACCGGGACAAAGACCTCAGGAACAGCCTGAACCTGGCCAGCTCTGAGAACTACAAGTGCCCAGGTTTCACAGTGACGTCCCCAGACTGTAGGCCTCCTCCCAGCTACCCTGGTTCAGGAGAGGATTCCAAAGGCCAACCAGCCTTCCCAAACATTGGGCAAAATGGTGTGCTTTTTCCCAACCTAAAGACAGTCCAGCCAGTCCTTCCTTTCTACCGCAGTCCAGCCACGCCTGCCGAGGTAGCAAACACGCCTGGGATACTGCCTTCCCTCCCGCTGTTGTCCTCTTCAATCCCAGAACAGCTCATTTCAAACGAAATGCCATTTGATGCCCTTCCCAAGAAGAAATCCAGGAAGTCCAGTATGCCTATCAAAATAGAGAAAGAAGCTGTGGAAATAGCTAATGAGAAAAGACACAACCTCAGCTCAGATGAAGACATGCCCCTACAGGTGGTCAGTGAAGATGAGCAGGAGGCCTGCAGTCCTCGGTCACACAGAGTATCTGAGGAGCAGCATGTACAGTCAGGAGGCTTAGGGAAGCCTTTCCCTGAAGGGGAGAGGCCCTGCCATCGTGAATCAGTAATTGAGTCCAGTGGAGCCATCAGCCGAACCCCTGAGCAGGCCACACACAATTCAGAGAGGGAGACTGAGCAGACACCAGCATTGATCATGGTGCCAAGGGAGGTCGAGGATGGTGGCCATGAACACTACTTCACACCTGGGATGGAACCCCAAGTTCCTTTTTCTGACTACATGGAACTGCAGCAGCGCCTGCTGGCTGGGGGACTCTTCAGTGCTTTGTCCAACAGGGGAATGGCTTTTCCTTGTCTTGAAGATTCTAAAGAACTGGAGCACGTGGGTCAGCATGCATTAGCAAGGCAGACAGAAGAAAATCGCTTCCAGTGTGACATCTGCAAGAAGACCTTTAAAAATGCTTGTAGTGTGAAAATTCATCACAAGAATATGCATGTCAAAgaaatgcacacatgcacagtGGAGGGCTGTAATGCTACCTTTCCCTCCCGCAGGAGCAGAGACAG ACACAGCTCAAACCTAAACCTCCACCAAAAAGCATTGAGCCAGGAAGCATTGGAGAGTAGTGAAGATCATTTCCGTGCAGCTTACCTTCTGAAAGATGTGGCTAAGGAAGCCTATCAGGATGTGGCTTTTACACAGCAAGCCTCCCAGACATCTGTCATCTTCAAAGGAACAAGTCGAATGGGCAGTCTGGTTTACCCAATAACGCAAGTCCACAGTGCCAGCCTGGAGAGCTACAACTCTGGCCCCTTGAGCGAGGGCACCATCCTGGATTTGAGCACTACCTCGAGCATGAAGTCAGAGAGTAGCAGCCATTCTTCCTGGGACTCTGACGGGGTGAGTGAGGAAGGCACTGTGCTTATGGAGGACAGTGATGGGAACTGTGAAGGGTCGAGCCTTGTCCCTGGGGAAGATGAGTACCCCATCTGTGTCCTGATGGAGAAGGCTGACCAGAGCCTTGCTAGCCTGCCTTCTGGGTTGCCCATAACCTGTCATCTCTGCCAAAAGACATACAGTAACAAAGGGACCTTTAGGGCCCACTACAAAACTGTGCACCTCCGGCAGCTCCACAAATGCAAAGTACCAGGCTGCAACACCATGTTTTCGTCTGTTCGCAGTCGAAACAGACACAGCCAGAATCCCAACCTGCACAAAAGCCTGGCCTCATCTCCAAGTCACCTCCAGT
- the BNC1 gene encoding zinc finger protein basonuclin-1 isoform X1, with the protein MRCRNMFFSFKASLCGCGAATAPSLTAISCTLNCSCQSFKPGKINHRQCDQCKHGWVAHALSKLRIPPMYPTSQVEIVQSNVVFDISSLMLYGTQAIPVRLKILLDRLFSVLKQDEVLQILHALDWTLQDYIRGYVLQDASGKVLDHWSIMTSEEEVATLQQFLRFGETKSIVELMAIQEKEEQSIIIPPSTANVDIRAFIESCSHRSSSLPTPVDKGNPSSIHPFENLISNMTFMLPFQFFNPLPPALIGSLPEQYMLEQGHDQSQDPKQEVHGPFPDSSFLTSSSTPFQVEKDQCLNCPDAITKKEDSTHLSDSSSYNIVTKFERTQLSPEAKVKPERNSLGTKKGRVFCTACEKTFYDKGTLKIHYNAVHLKIKHKCTIEGCNMVFSSLRSRNRHSANPNPRLHMPMNRNNRDKDLRNSLNLASSENYKCPGFTVTSPDCRPPPSYPGSGEDSKGQPAFPNIGQNGVLFPNLKTVQPVLPFYRSPATPAEVANTPGILPSLPLLSSSIPEQLISNEMPFDALPKKKSRKSSMPIKIEKEAVEIANEKRHNLSSDEDMPLQVVSEDEQEACSPRSHRVSEEQHVQSGGLGKPFPEGERPCHRESVIESSGAISRTPEQATHNSERETEQTPALIMVPREVEDGGHEHYFTPGMEPQVPFSDYMELQQRLLAGGLFSALSNRGMAFPCLEDSKELEHVGQHALARQTEENRFQCDICKKTFKNACSVKIHHKNMHVKEMHTCTVEGCNATFPSRRSRDRHSSNLNLHQKALSQEALESSEDHFRAAYLLKDVAKEAYQDVAFTQQASQTSVIFKGTSRMGSLVYPITQVHSASLESYNSGPLSEGTILDLSTTSSMKSESSSHSSWDSDGVSEEGTVLMEDSDGNCEGSSLVPGEDEYPICVLMEKADQSLASLPSGLPITCHLCQKTYSNKGTFRAHYKTVHLRQLHKCKVPGCNTMFSSVRSRNRHSQNPNLHKSLASSPSHLQ; encoded by the exons ATGCGGTGTAGAAACATGTTCTTCTCATTTAAGGCATCTCTTTGTGGCTGCGGGGCTGCCACCGCTCCCAGTCTGACA gCTATCAGCTGTACTCTGAACTGTAGTTGCCAAAGTTTCAAACCCGGGAAAATAAACCACCGTCAGTGTGACCAATGCAAGCATGGATGGGTGGCCCACG CTCTAAGTAAGCTAAGGATCCCCCCCATGTATCCAACAAGCCAGGTGGAGATTGTCCAGTCCAATGTAGTGTTTGATATTAGCAGCCTCATGCTCTATGGGACCCAGGCCATCCCCGTTCGCCTAAAAATCCTACTGGACCGGCTCTTCAGTGTGTTGAAGCAAGATGAGGTTCTCCAGATCCTCCATGCCTTGGACTGGACACTTCAGGATTATATCCGTGGATACGTACTGCAG GATGCATCAGGAAAGGTGTTGGATCACTGGAGCATCATGACCAGTGAGGAAGAAGTGGCCACCTTGCAGCAGTTCCTTCGTTTTGGAGAGACCAAATCTATAGTTGAACTCATGGCAATTCAAGAGAAAGAAGAGCAATCCATCATCATACCACCTTCCACAGCAAATGTAGATATCAGGGCTTTCATCGAGAGCTGCAGTCACAGGAGTTCTAGCCTCCCCACTCCTGTGGACAAAGGAAACCCCAGCAGTATACACCCCTTTGAGAACCTCATAAGCAACATGACTTTCATGCTGCCTTTCCAGTTCTTcaaccctctgcctcctgcactgaTAGGGTCATTGCCCGAACAATATATGTTGGAGCAGGGTCATGACCAAAGTCAGGACCCCAAACAGGAAGTCCATGGGCCCTTCCCTGACAGCAGCTTCTTAACTTCCAGTTCCACACCATTTCAGGTTGAAAAAGATCAGTGTTTAAACTGTCCGGATGCTATTACTAAAAAAGAAGACAGCACCCATTTAAGTGACTCCAGCTCATACAACATTGTCACTAAGTTTGAAAGGACACAGTTATCCCCTGAGGCCAAAGTGAAGCCTGAGAGGAATAGCCTTGGTACAAAGAAGGGCCGAGTGTTCTGCACTGCATGTGAGAAGACCTTCTATGACAAAGGCACCCTCAAAATCCACTACAATGCCGTCCACTTGAAGATCAAGCATAAGTGCACCATCGAAGGGTGTAACATGGTGTTCAGCTCCCTAAGGAGCCGGAATCGCCATAGCGCCAACCCCAACCCTCGGCTGCACATGCCAATGAACAGAAATAACCGGGACAAAGACCTCAGGAACAGCCTGAACCTGGCCAGCTCTGAGAACTACAAGTGCCCAGGTTTCACAGTGACGTCCCCAGACTGTAGGCCTCCTCCCAGCTACCCTGGTTCAGGAGAGGATTCCAAAGGCCAACCAGCCTTCCCAAACATTGGGCAAAATGGTGTGCTTTTTCCCAACCTAAAGACAGTCCAGCCAGTCCTTCCTTTCTACCGCAGTCCAGCCACGCCTGCCGAGGTAGCAAACACGCCTGGGATACTGCCTTCCCTCCCGCTGTTGTCCTCTTCAATCCCAGAACAGCTCATTTCAAACGAAATGCCATTTGATGCCCTTCCCAAGAAGAAATCCAGGAAGTCCAGTATGCCTATCAAAATAGAGAAAGAAGCTGTGGAAATAGCTAATGAGAAAAGACACAACCTCAGCTCAGATGAAGACATGCCCCTACAGGTGGTCAGTGAAGATGAGCAGGAGGCCTGCAGTCCTCGGTCACACAGAGTATCTGAGGAGCAGCATGTACAGTCAGGAGGCTTAGGGAAGCCTTTCCCTGAAGGGGAGAGGCCCTGCCATCGTGAATCAGTAATTGAGTCCAGTGGAGCCATCAGCCGAACCCCTGAGCAGGCCACACACAATTCAGAGAGGGAGACTGAGCAGACACCAGCATTGATCATGGTGCCAAGGGAGGTCGAGGATGGTGGCCATGAACACTACTTCACACCTGGGATGGAACCCCAAGTTCCTTTTTCTGACTACATGGAACTGCAGCAGCGCCTGCTGGCTGGGGGACTCTTCAGTGCTTTGTCCAACAGGGGAATGGCTTTTCCTTGTCTTGAAGATTCTAAAGAACTGGAGCACGTGGGTCAGCATGCATTAGCAAGGCAGACAGAAGAAAATCGCTTCCAGTGTGACATCTGCAAGAAGACCTTTAAAAATGCTTGTAGTGTGAAAATTCATCACAAGAATATGCATGTCAAAgaaatgcacacatgcacagtGGAGGGCTGTAATGCTACCTTTCCCTCCCGCAGGAGCAGAGACAG ACACAGCTCAAACCTAAACCTCCACCAAAAAGCATTGAGCCAGGAAGCATTGGAGAGTAGTGAAGATCATTTCCGTGCAGCTTACCTTCTGAAAGATGTGGCTAAGGAAGCCTATCAGGATGTGGCTTTTACACAGCAAGCCTCCCAGACATCTGTCATCTTCAAAGGAACAAGTCGAATGGGCAGTCTGGTTTACCCAATAACGCAAGTCCACAGTGCCAGCCTGGAGAGCTACAACTCTGGCCCCTTGAGCGAGGGCACCATCCTGGATTTGAGCACTACCTCGAGCATGAAGTCAGAGAGTAGCAGCCATTCTTCCTGGGACTCTGACGGGGTGAGTGAGGAAGGCACTGTGCTTATGGAGGACAGTGATGGGAACTGTGAAGGGTCGAGCCTTGTCCCTGGGGAAGATGAGTACCCCATCTGTGTCCTGATGGAGAAGGCTGACCAGAGCCTTGCTAGCCTGCCTTCTGGGTTGCCCATAACCTGTCATCTCTGCCAAAAGACATACAGTAACAAAGGGACCTTTAGGGCCCACTACAAAACTGTGCACCTCCGGCAGCTCCACAAATGCAAAGTACCAGGCTGCAACACCATGTTTTCGTCTGTTCGCAGTCGAAACAGACACAGCCAGAATCCCAACCTGCACAAAAGCCTGGCCTCATCTCCAAGTCACCTCCAGT
- the BNC1 gene encoding zinc finger protein basonuclin-1 isoform X2 codes for MYPTSQVEIVQSNVVFDISSLMLYGTQAIPVRLKILLDRLFSVLKQDEVLQILHALDWTLQDYIRGYVLQDASGKVLDHWSIMTSEEEVATLQQFLRFGETKSIVELMAIQEKEEQSIIIPPSTANVDIRAFIESCSHRSSSLPTPVDKGNPSSIHPFENLISNMTFMLPFQFFNPLPPALIGSLPEQYMLEQGHDQSQDPKQEVHGPFPDSSFLTSSSTPFQVEKDQCLNCPDAITKKEDSTHLSDSSSYNIVTKFERTQLSPEAKVKPERNSLGTKKGRVFCTACEKTFYDKGTLKIHYNAVHLKIKHKCTIEGCNMVFSSLRSRNRHSANPNPRLHMPMNRNNRDKDLRNSLNLASSENYKCPGFTVTSPDCRPPPSYPGSGEDSKGQPAFPNIGQNGVLFPNLKTVQPVLPFYRSPATPAEVANTPGILPSLPLLSSSIPEQLISNEMPFDALPKKKSRKSSMPIKIEKEAVEIANEKRHNLSSDEDMPLQVVSEDEQEACSPRSHRVSEEQHVQSGGLGKPFPEGERPCHRESVIESSGAISRTPEQATHNSERETEQTPALIMVPREVEDGGHEHYFTPGMEPQVPFSDYMELQQRLLAGGLFSALSNRGMAFPCLEDSKELEHVGQHALARQTEENRFQCDICKKTFKNACSVKIHHKNMHVKEMHTCTVEGCNATFPSRRSRDRHSSNLNLHQKALSQEALESSEDHFRAAYLLKDVAKEAYQDVAFTQQASQTSVIFKGTSRMGSLVYPITQVHSASLESYNSGPLSEGTILDLSTTSSMKSESSSHSSWDSDGVSEEGTVLMEDSDGNCEGSSLVPGEDEYPICVLMEKADQSLASLPSGLPITCHLCQKTYSNKGTFRAHYKTVHLRQLHKCKVPGCNTMFSSVRSRNRHSQNPNLHKSLASSPSHLQ; via the exons ATGTATCCAACAAGCCAGGTGGAGATTGTCCAGTCCAATGTAGTGTTTGATATTAGCAGCCTCATGCTCTATGGGACCCAGGCCATCCCCGTTCGCCTAAAAATCCTACTGGACCGGCTCTTCAGTGTGTTGAAGCAAGATGAGGTTCTCCAGATCCTCCATGCCTTGGACTGGACACTTCAGGATTATATCCGTGGATACGTACTGCAG GATGCATCAGGAAAGGTGTTGGATCACTGGAGCATCATGACCAGTGAGGAAGAAGTGGCCACCTTGCAGCAGTTCCTTCGTTTTGGAGAGACCAAATCTATAGTTGAACTCATGGCAATTCAAGAGAAAGAAGAGCAATCCATCATCATACCACCTTCCACAGCAAATGTAGATATCAGGGCTTTCATCGAGAGCTGCAGTCACAGGAGTTCTAGCCTCCCCACTCCTGTGGACAAAGGAAACCCCAGCAGTATACACCCCTTTGAGAACCTCATAAGCAACATGACTTTCATGCTGCCTTTCCAGTTCTTcaaccctctgcctcctgcactgaTAGGGTCATTGCCCGAACAATATATGTTGGAGCAGGGTCATGACCAAAGTCAGGACCCCAAACAGGAAGTCCATGGGCCCTTCCCTGACAGCAGCTTCTTAACTTCCAGTTCCACACCATTTCAGGTTGAAAAAGATCAGTGTTTAAACTGTCCGGATGCTATTACTAAAAAAGAAGACAGCACCCATTTAAGTGACTCCAGCTCATACAACATTGTCACTAAGTTTGAAAGGACACAGTTATCCCCTGAGGCCAAAGTGAAGCCTGAGAGGAATAGCCTTGGTACAAAGAAGGGCCGAGTGTTCTGCACTGCATGTGAGAAGACCTTCTATGACAAAGGCACCCTCAAAATCCACTACAATGCCGTCCACTTGAAGATCAAGCATAAGTGCACCATCGAAGGGTGTAACATGGTGTTCAGCTCCCTAAGGAGCCGGAATCGCCATAGCGCCAACCCCAACCCTCGGCTGCACATGCCAATGAACAGAAATAACCGGGACAAAGACCTCAGGAACAGCCTGAACCTGGCCAGCTCTGAGAACTACAAGTGCCCAGGTTTCACAGTGACGTCCCCAGACTGTAGGCCTCCTCCCAGCTACCCTGGTTCAGGAGAGGATTCCAAAGGCCAACCAGCCTTCCCAAACATTGGGCAAAATGGTGTGCTTTTTCCCAACCTAAAGACAGTCCAGCCAGTCCTTCCTTTCTACCGCAGTCCAGCCACGCCTGCCGAGGTAGCAAACACGCCTGGGATACTGCCTTCCCTCCCGCTGTTGTCCTCTTCAATCCCAGAACAGCTCATTTCAAACGAAATGCCATTTGATGCCCTTCCCAAGAAGAAATCCAGGAAGTCCAGTATGCCTATCAAAATAGAGAAAGAAGCTGTGGAAATAGCTAATGAGAAAAGACACAACCTCAGCTCAGATGAAGACATGCCCCTACAGGTGGTCAGTGAAGATGAGCAGGAGGCCTGCAGTCCTCGGTCACACAGAGTATCTGAGGAGCAGCATGTACAGTCAGGAGGCTTAGGGAAGCCTTTCCCTGAAGGGGAGAGGCCCTGCCATCGTGAATCAGTAATTGAGTCCAGTGGAGCCATCAGCCGAACCCCTGAGCAGGCCACACACAATTCAGAGAGGGAGACTGAGCAGACACCAGCATTGATCATGGTGCCAAGGGAGGTCGAGGATGGTGGCCATGAACACTACTTCACACCTGGGATGGAACCCCAAGTTCCTTTTTCTGACTACATGGAACTGCAGCAGCGCCTGCTGGCTGGGGGACTCTTCAGTGCTTTGTCCAACAGGGGAATGGCTTTTCCTTGTCTTGAAGATTCTAAAGAACTGGAGCACGTGGGTCAGCATGCATTAGCAAGGCAGACAGAAGAAAATCGCTTCCAGTGTGACATCTGCAAGAAGACCTTTAAAAATGCTTGTAGTGTGAAAATTCATCACAAGAATATGCATGTCAAAgaaatgcacacatgcacagtGGAGGGCTGTAATGCTACCTTTCCCTCCCGCAGGAGCAGAGACAG ACACAGCTCAAACCTAAACCTCCACCAAAAAGCATTGAGCCAGGAAGCATTGGAGAGTAGTGAAGATCATTTCCGTGCAGCTTACCTTCTGAAAGATGTGGCTAAGGAAGCCTATCAGGATGTGGCTTTTACACAGCAAGCCTCCCAGACATCTGTCATCTTCAAAGGAACAAGTCGAATGGGCAGTCTGGTTTACCCAATAACGCAAGTCCACAGTGCCAGCCTGGAGAGCTACAACTCTGGCCCCTTGAGCGAGGGCACCATCCTGGATTTGAGCACTACCTCGAGCATGAAGTCAGAGAGTAGCAGCCATTCTTCCTGGGACTCTGACGGGGTGAGTGAGGAAGGCACTGTGCTTATGGAGGACAGTGATGGGAACTGTGAAGGGTCGAGCCTTGTCCCTGGGGAAGATGAGTACCCCATCTGTGTCCTGATGGAGAAGGCTGACCAGAGCCTTGCTAGCCTGCCTTCTGGGTTGCCCATAACCTGTCATCTCTGCCAAAAGACATACAGTAACAAAGGGACCTTTAGGGCCCACTACAAAACTGTGCACCTCCGGCAGCTCCACAAATGCAAAGTACCAGGCTGCAACACCATGTTTTCGTCTGTTCGCAGTCGAAACAGACACAGCCAGAATCCCAACCTGCACAAAAGCCTGGCCTCATCTCCAAGTCACCTCCAGT